The Prochlorococcus marinus str. MIT 1214 sequence TTAAATCCTATAAAAGTAATTATGAAATGGAATCTTCCAAGATTTTCATTGAGCATTTTCCCCGTAAATTTTGGGAACCAGTGATAAATCGAGGAGAAGATAACAAAGACAGAACCTCCATAGACTATGTAATGAAAATGGGCAACAACAAAATAGGTGTCGTGTACATGAACATCAAAAGGGACTTGAGCTAGGGCTACTCCAGTAATCCCACCTAAAACAAAGTTAATAATAAATCCGCAGGAAAATAGCATGGCAGCGTTGAGTGATATTTTCCCCCCCCATAAGGTTGCAACCCAATTAAAAAATTTAATACCGGTGGGAACAGCTATGAACGCAGTAGCGATTGTAAAAAATAAGCGCATCCATGGAGGAGTACCACTTGTAAACATATGATGGGCCCAAACAACTAGCCCCAATACAACTATTCCCATAATGGAGAAGACCATTGTTGTATAGCCAAAAAGTGGTTTTCTACTGTGAATTGGAAGTATTTCACTGACCAAGCCAAAGGCAGGTAAAACCATGATGTAAACAGCAGGATGCGAGTAAAACCAAAAAAGATGTTGATAAACAATTACATTTCCACCAAGACTTGGGTTGAAGAAACCGGTATGAGCAACTATGTCAAAGCTCAAAAGTATTAAAGTACCAGCGAGAACAGGTGTTGATAGAACAACAAGAATACTTGTACCAAGCATTGCCCAGCAATACATAGGTAATTGCATCAATTTCAGACCGGGTCTCCTTAGTTTGAGGATGGTGGCGATGAAATTAATACCACCAAAGATTGAGCTTCCACCCAAAAGCAAAACACTCAATATCCAAATAATTTGACCGGCGGCGGGAGTCGTAATGCTTAAAGGCGGATAAGCTGTCCACCCAGATTGTGCGGCTCCGTTTATGAAATAGCTTGTTATGAGCATTAAACCGGAGGGAGGTATTAGCCAAAAAGCAACTGCATTCAGCCTTGGGAAGGCCATATCCCTAGCGCCAACATAAAAAGGTATTAAATAATTGCCAAAGGCACCATTTACCACAGGCACGATCCATAGGAAAATCATGATTGTGCCATGGAGCGTTAATACTTGGTTGTAAACTTCTCGGGGCATGAAATCTGAAAGGGGACTGATGAGCTCTACCCTTATTGCCCCAGCTAAAGATCCTCCAATTAAATAAAACAAGAAACCACAAACTAAATATTGAAGACCTATGACTTTGTGATCGAGACTAAAACTGAGATATTTGAGCCATCCAGTTGGTTGAAGCTTTTCTGGAGGAGTGTTACTTGGCTTGAGTGAAATAGTCATAGATTTATATTGATTCTTTAGAGTTTTCTTTTAGCCAAATATCGAAGTCTTCTTGTTCATCAACTATTACGTTTGATCTCATTCCACCATGGTAAGGGCCACACAATTCTGCGCAAACAATTGGGAAATTACCTGCTTTTGTAGGAGTAAAATTTAAAATCGTTGGTTGCCCTGGGATGACATCTTGTTTAAGTCTGAATTGAGGTACCCAAAAAGCATGTATTACATCTTTAGATTCCATTTTTAAACTAACTTCCCTTCCAACCGGAACAT is a genomic window containing:
- the ctaD gene encoding cytochrome c oxidase subunit I, producing the protein MTISLKPSNTPPEKLQPTGWLKYLSFSLDHKVIGLQYLVCGFLFYLIGGSLAGAIRVELISPLSDFMPREVYNQVLTLHGTIMIFLWIVPVVNGAFGNYLIPFYVGARDMAFPRLNAVAFWLIPPSGLMLITSYFINGAAQSGWTAYPPLSITTPAAGQIIWILSVLLLGGSSIFGGINFIATILKLRRPGLKLMQLPMYCWAMLGTSILVVLSTPVLAGTLILLSFDIVAHTGFFNPSLGGNVIVYQHLFWFYSHPAVYIMVLPAFGLVSEILPIHSRKPLFGYTTMVFSIMGIVVLGLVVWAHHMFTSGTPPWMRLFFTIATAFIAVPTGIKFFNWVATLWGGKISLNAAMLFSCGFIINFVLGGITGVALAQVPFDVHVHDTYFVVAHFHYIVYGGSVFVIFSSIYHWFPKFTGKMLNENLGRFHFIITFIGFNLCFAPQHWLGLNGMPRRVAEYDPQFQLINQISSVGALLMALSTLPFLWNILQSILYGDDAGDNPWNALTPEWLTSSPPPVENWEGEAPLVLEPYGYGEKNTTKIQEKMK